One Paenibacillus sp. FSL H7-0737 DNA segment encodes these proteins:
- the lysS gene encoding lysine--tRNA ligase, protein MTEEMNNVENAENELSELLQIRRAKLDELRGLGIDPFGKKYERTANAGDLVSKYDGLSKEELDELSVEVSIAGRIMAKRVMGKASFAHIQDLSGRIQLYVRQDSIPETQYAAFNVLDLGDIIGVRGTVFKTKTGETSIKVHNLEVLSKSLLPLPEKYHGLKDVELRYRQRYVDLIINPEVQQTFIARSRIIQSMRRYLDSLGYLEVETPTLHAIAGGAAARPFITYHNTLEMQLYMRIAIELHLKRLIVGGLEKVYEIGRVYRNEGISTRHNPEFTMIELYEAYADYKDIMNLTENMIAHIAQEVLGTQQVDYQGKPVDLSPGWRRVTMVDAVKEVTGVDFSVHMTDEEAQALAKEHRVPVEKHMSFGHILNAFFEQFVEETLIQPTFVMGHPVEISPLAKKNDEDPRFTDRFELFIVGREHANAFSELNDPIDQRQRFEAQIQEKEQGNDEAHEMDDDFIRALEYGMPPTGGLGIGVDRLIMLLTNSASIRDVLLFPHMRNRTNE, encoded by the coding sequence ATGACCGAGGAAATGAATAATGTGGAGAATGCAGAGAACGAACTTAGTGAGCTTTTGCAAATCCGCCGTGCCAAATTGGACGAGCTAAGAGGACTTGGTATCGATCCTTTCGGCAAAAAGTATGAGCGTACAGCTAACGCTGGCGACCTAGTATCGAAGTATGATGGACTTTCTAAAGAAGAATTGGACGAGCTATCTGTTGAAGTCAGCATAGCGGGTCGCATTATGGCAAAACGTGTTATGGGTAAAGCCAGTTTTGCGCATATCCAAGATCTCAGTGGAAGAATTCAGCTTTATGTTCGTCAAGACAGCATTCCTGAAACGCAATACGCAGCGTTCAATGTTCTCGATCTAGGAGACATCATCGGCGTTCGCGGAACAGTATTCAAAACCAAAACAGGCGAGACCTCCATCAAAGTGCATAATCTCGAAGTCTTGTCCAAGTCCTTGTTGCCGCTTCCTGAGAAATATCATGGTCTTAAAGATGTAGAGCTGCGTTACCGTCAGCGCTATGTTGATTTGATTATTAATCCGGAAGTTCAACAGACCTTTATTGCTCGTTCAAGAATCATTCAATCTATGCGTCGTTATTTGGATTCACTTGGCTATCTTGAAGTTGAGACACCTACACTTCATGCGATTGCCGGTGGAGCTGCAGCGCGTCCGTTCATTACTTACCACAACACGCTTGAAATGCAGCTTTATATGCGTATTGCTATTGAGCTTCATTTGAAACGTCTTATTGTTGGTGGACTGGAAAAAGTATACGAAATCGGTCGTGTATACCGTAATGAAGGAATTTCTACGCGTCACAATCCTGAGTTTACTATGATTGAGCTGTATGAAGCTTATGCTGATTACAAGGACATCATGAACCTTACGGAGAATATGATCGCTCATATTGCCCAAGAGGTATTAGGAACTCAACAGGTCGACTATCAAGGCAAGCCGGTAGATCTGTCACCAGGATGGCGTCGTGTAACTATGGTTGATGCCGTTAAAGAAGTAACCGGTGTTGATTTCAGTGTTCATATGACAGATGAGGAAGCACAGGCTCTGGCAAAAGAGCACCGTGTACCTGTAGAGAAGCACATGTCTTTCGGTCATATCCTTAATGCTTTCTTCGAGCAATTTGTAGAGGAAACTCTGATTCAGCCTACCTTTGTAATGGGACATCCGGTTGAAATCTCACCACTGGCGAAGAAAAACGATGAGGATCCACGCTTCACCGATCGTTTTGAATTGTTTATTGTGGGTCGTGAACATGCGAATGCATTTAGTGAATTGAATGATCCGATCGACCAGCGTCAACGCTTTGAAGCACAAATCCAGGAGAAAGAGCAAGGTAATGACGAAGCTCATGAAATGGACGATGACTTTATCCGTGCTTTGGAATATGGTATGCCTCCTACAGGTGGACTGGGAATCGGTGTAGACCGTTTGATCATGTTGCTTACCAATTCTGCATCTATTCGTGATGTACTGCTGTTTCCGCATATGCGTAACCGTACAAACGAATAG
- the guaB gene encoding IMP dehydrogenase yields the protein MWKDKFGKEGLTFDDVLLVPRKSEVLPKEVDLTTVLSKNVKLNIPLMSAGMDTVTEAAMAIAIAREGGIGIIHKNMPVEQQAEEVDRVKRSESGVITNPFSLSAEHLVSDAELLMGKYRISGVPIVDNDNKLVGILTNRDLRFIHDFNIPIKEVMTHENLVTAAVGTTLQEAEGILQRHKIEKLPLVDENNVLKGLITIKDIEKAIQFPNGAKDAQGRLLVGAAVGISKDTFERTAALVKSGVDLIVVDSAHGHHINIIEAVRQIRELYPDLTIVAGNVATGEATRELIEAGASVVKVGIGPGSICTTRVIAGIGVPQVTAIYDCATVAREYGVPIIADGGIKYSGEITKAIAAGAHAVMMGSMFAGTEESPGESELYQGRKFKVYRGMGSMSAMKQGSKDRYFQDDDKKLVPEGIEGRIAFKGPLSDTVHQLIGGLRSGMGYCGTKSLEELRNDTSFIRITSAGLRESHPHDVQITKEAPNYSV from the coding sequence GTGTGGAAAGATAAGTTTGGTAAAGAAGGTCTGACTTTTGATGATGTGCTGCTGGTTCCGCGTAAATCTGAGGTACTGCCGAAGGAAGTAGATTTGACTACAGTTCTAAGTAAGAATGTGAAGTTGAACATCCCGCTTATGAGTGCAGGTATGGACACAGTCACAGAAGCGGCTATGGCCATTGCTATTGCTCGTGAGGGTGGTATCGGGATTATTCACAAGAATATGCCTGTAGAGCAGCAAGCGGAAGAAGTGGATCGTGTAAAGCGTTCCGAGAGCGGAGTTATTACTAACCCATTCTCTCTTTCAGCAGAACATCTGGTATCCGATGCTGAACTGCTGATGGGTAAATATCGTATTTCCGGAGTACCGATTGTAGACAATGACAACAAACTGGTCGGTATTCTGACTAATAGAGATTTACGTTTTATTCATGACTTTAATATTCCAATCAAAGAAGTTATGACACATGAGAATCTCGTGACTGCTGCTGTAGGAACGACACTTCAAGAAGCAGAAGGCATCTTACAACGTCATAAAATTGAGAAATTGCCGCTGGTGGACGAGAATAACGTTCTTAAGGGCCTAATCACAATTAAAGATATCGAGAAGGCGATTCAGTTCCCTAACGGAGCGAAAGATGCACAGGGTCGCTTACTGGTTGGAGCAGCTGTTGGTATCTCTAAAGATACATTCGAGCGTACTGCAGCGTTAGTGAAATCAGGTGTGGATTTGATCGTCGTCGATTCTGCACATGGTCACCACATTAATATTATTGAAGCGGTTCGCCAAATTCGTGAGTTGTATCCTGATCTTACAATTGTTGCTGGTAACGTGGCTACAGGTGAAGCAACCCGTGAACTTATTGAAGCTGGAGCTTCTGTAGTTAAAGTAGGTATTGGACCTGGATCTATCTGTACAACACGAGTTATCGCTGGTATCGGTGTTCCGCAGGTTACAGCCATTTATGATTGTGCAACGGTTGCTCGTGAGTACGGAGTTCCTATCATCGCTGACGGTGGAATCAAGTACTCCGGTGAAATCACGAAGGCTATTGCCGCTGGTGCTCATGCAGTAATGATGGGAAGTATGTTTGCGGGTACAGAAGAAAGCCCAGGAGAATCGGAGCTTTATCAAGGCCGTAAATTTAAAGTATATCGTGGTATGGGCAGTATGAGTGCCATGAAACAAGGTAGTAAGGATCGTTATTTCCAGGATGACGATAAGAAGCTTGTTCCTGAAGGAATTGAGGGTCGTATCGCTTTTAAAGGGCCTCTTTCGGATACCGTTCATCAATTGATTGGCGGATTGCGTTCGGGTATGGGCTACTGTGGGACCAAGTCACTCGAAGAACTTCGGAATGACACTTCTTTCATTCGCATCACAAGTGCTGGACTTCGCGAAAGCCATCCACATGATGTGCAAATTACGAAAGAAGCTCCAAACTATTCCGTGTAA
- a CDS encoding D-alanyl-D-alanine carboxypeptidase family protein → MIKTVTVGLLLNMLVSTPLPAFAEEGTTTTIQAGTATKTTQKAVKIPSVESLGLNLKSAVLIEPTTGEILLSMNADEALPPASMTKMMTEYLVAEAVKTGQLSWDQKVIVGENASKQVGSRIFLAENDEHTVEELYIAMAVGSANDATVALAELVSGSELEFVELMNQTAQKMGMKTAYFVNSTGLDKADMPKKFRSTDKKENVMSAMDAAILAKYIVTDHPDFNRFTTVQSYKFRERDTAPMINFNWMLEANKSIQNFKAYAYEGLDGLKTGHTARAKYCFAGTAVRDGMRLISVVMGANTEPHRFTETKKVLDFGFNNFEIKQVVAPKAVIAGNETVPVLKGKNKKVSVVTDEAVSFIVPKGTTSPQIKTTVEINDPATLVAPIEQSAKVGKVTYSYQVEGMSDVQQKTVNLITAEEAEKAGWFSLFLRAIGDFFGDLFTGIKNLF, encoded by the coding sequence ATGATTAAGACAGTCACAGTAGGTCTACTTTTAAATATGTTAGTTTCCACTCCGCTTCCGGCATTCGCTGAGGAAGGTACGACTACGACAATACAGGCTGGTACTGCAACTAAGACAACTCAGAAAGCAGTAAAGATCCCTTCTGTGGAATCACTGGGTCTAAATTTGAAATCAGCGGTTCTAATAGAACCAACAACAGGTGAAATTCTTCTATCTATGAATGCAGATGAGGCTTTGCCTCCAGCTAGTATGACTAAGATGATGACAGAGTATCTTGTAGCAGAAGCGGTGAAGACTGGACAGCTTTCATGGGATCAAAAAGTCATAGTGGGGGAAAATGCGTCTAAACAGGTTGGATCACGTATTTTTCTAGCGGAAAATGACGAGCATACGGTTGAAGAGCTGTACATAGCAATGGCTGTCGGATCTGCAAATGATGCTACAGTAGCTTTGGCAGAACTAGTTTCCGGATCAGAATTGGAATTCGTAGAGCTAATGAATCAGACTGCCCAGAAGATGGGGATGAAAACTGCCTATTTTGTTAATTCTACTGGATTAGACAAAGCTGACATGCCTAAGAAGTTCCGCTCAACTGATAAGAAAGAAAACGTAATGTCAGCGATGGATGCTGCTATTCTTGCCAAATATATCGTTACTGATCATCCTGATTTTAATAGATTTACAACGGTTCAGTCGTATAAGTTCCGTGAACGTGATACCGCACCAATGATTAACTTTAACTGGATGTTGGAAGCTAACAAGAGTATCCAGAATTTTAAGGCTTATGCTTATGAGGGATTGGATGGTTTGAAAACAGGCCATACCGCTAGAGCAAAATATTGTTTTGCAGGTACAGCTGTACGTGATGGCATGCGTCTGATAAGTGTAGTAATGGGGGCTAATACAGAGCCACACCGTTTTACAGAGACGAAGAAAGTACTTGATTTCGGATTTAATAATTTTGAAATCAAACAGGTCGTGGCCCCTAAAGCAGTGATAGCCGGCAACGAAACCGTGCCAGTTCTTAAAGGGAAAAATAAAAAGGTGTCTGTAGTTACGGATGAAGCTGTTTCGTTTATCGTCCCTAAGGGAACAACCTCCCCTCAAATTAAAACAACTGTTGAAATAAATGATCCAGCAACCTTAGTTGCTCCTATAGAACAATCTGCTAAAGTGGGTAAGGTTACTTATTCCTACCAAGTTGAAGGCATGTCTGATGTTCAGCAGAAGACAGTTAATCTGATTACTGCTGAAGAAGCGGAGAAAGCCGGTTGGTTCAGTTTATTCCTTAGAGCCATTGGAGATTTCTTCGGCGATTTATTTACAGGGATCAAGAACTTGTTCTAA
- the pdxS gene encoding pyridoxal 5'-phosphate synthase lyase subunit PdxS has product METGTSRVKRGMAEMQKGGVIMDVMNAEQAKIAEAAGAVAVMALERVPSDIRAAGGVARMADPTIVEEVIKVVSIPVMAKARIGHYVEAKVLESLGVDYLDESEVLTPADEVFHINKREFTVPFVCGAKDLGEALRRINEGASMIRTKGEPGTGNIVEAVRHMRFINSQIRKVTNLSKDELYNEAKNLGVPYELLLEVHELGKLPVVNFAAGGVATPADAALMMHLGADGVFVGSGIFKSDNPEKFARAIVEATTHYTDYKLIAEVSKNLGAPMKGIDIATLTPAERMSERGR; this is encoded by the coding sequence ATGGAAACTGGAACATCGCGAGTTAAAAGAGGCATGGCAGAAATGCAAAAAGGCGGCGTCATTATGGACGTCATGAATGCAGAACAAGCAAAAATTGCTGAGGCTGCGGGTGCAGTAGCTGTTATGGCATTGGAACGCGTGCCTTCTGATATTCGCGCAGCTGGCGGTGTAGCACGGATGGCCGATCCTACAATTGTAGAAGAAGTTATCAAAGTGGTAAGTATCCCTGTTATGGCTAAGGCTCGTATTGGCCATTACGTAGAAGCAAAGGTTCTGGAATCCTTGGGTGTCGACTATTTGGATGAGAGTGAAGTTCTTACTCCTGCTGATGAAGTCTTCCATATTAATAAACGTGAGTTCACTGTTCCGTTCGTATGTGGAGCTAAAGACTTGGGTGAAGCCTTGAGACGTATTAACGAAGGTGCATCCATGATCCGTACGAAAGGTGAACCAGGAACAGGAAATATTGTTGAAGCAGTGCGTCATATGCGCTTTATCAATAGTCAAATCCGCAAAGTAACTAATTTGTCCAAGGATGAGCTATATAATGAAGCTAAGAACCTGGGAGTTCCTTACGAGCTACTGCTTGAAGTGCATGAGCTTGGTAAGCTGCCGGTTGTTAACTTTGCTGCTGGCGGTGTAGCAACTCCTGCCGATGCTGCCCTGATGATGCATCTAGGTGCGGATGGTGTGTTTGTAGGCTCAGGTATTTTTAAATCGGACAACCCTGAGAAATTTGCCCGTGCGATCGTTGAAGCCACTACACACTATACTGATTACAAACTGATTGCAGAAGTATCTAAGAACCTTGGCGCACCAATGAAGGGGATTGATATTGCAACTCTAACCCCGGCTGAACGTATGTCGGAGCGTGGCCGTTAA